The stretch of DNA TGCTAAATTTTTTCTGGAGATACAAGATTGGctgtttaaattaaaaaaccaaATTCACGAACGACTATTTGGATTAACAACTACGTCAGCGCCTCCTTTGACaattgaaatattaaacatAGATAAGTTTGAATTACAAAAGGCAATAAAAAATCATGGATGGCATCTgttaaatttatgtaaataaaGATTATTGCGTAATACTAAgtctataattttttttataaatttcatgaaTATTACAGTAGAAaattagaataaaaataaacagtAGATTAATGAAGATTAAACATAAATTATCTTTTGCTATAATGTGTTAACGTTAAttattatatcattaatatttctttagtttaattcatacaaatttttataaattgtagCCATCTTATCTTTTGACCCTAATCAAGACTGGGGATTCCGTATTGGTGACTggtattttatacaaaaaggATTTAATCACAATGGATATGAAGATAGTTCTgatgaattaaattttcaaacgccAAGTACCATTGAGCCAAAAGACACGACTAAAATAGAGACTGAACAGATTTTTGACTTTACAAATGCTCCAGAAGTTACGGAATCATCGCAAACGATTTCATCTATAACCACACCTGTGACGCAACAAATTGATCCGCAAACAACGATACGAAACACTGAACAGATTGATTCTTCCGAGAGCTCATTATTAACAATGAAAGGGTTGGAAGAGAGTGAAACCGATAGCGACTTTGTTCACAAAGGGTCTGTAGAAGTTCTTATgggataatataatattttatgtcaACACATAACAACATCTCGTAATTTCTTTAAATCCggcatttttattaaattggtcatttttatatgaaaatatacattCATGTTATTAGAATATGTTTGTATATCATACAATGTTCTCACAGTGCTTAtagataaaatgttatataaacagTGAGGTATAATAGAAAAGGGTACTAAAATGAAATGTTTCCATCGAGAAGAGTACACTTTTAttccataaaatttattataattatctgGGGCAATAaatgattataataatttttacgtCCCTGTTGAACAAATCGTGGCCCTTCATGATGTCTTATGGATTtactgtaataaaaaaaaaaaaaatgtcagTAAAATGTTCAATTTCAACATTAATTACCATTACACCCCAAACATGCAAAAATGTTCTACTTCTACTAGAAGCATGAATCAGAAtaacaataaatacatattactaCTGTAGGAGATCTTCAATATAGGATTAAGTGTTCTTATTTTACTTAGTTCTCTAATGTCTTTTTATCTTGCACTTATTCTTAAATAATGATAATACAAGTAATATATACATAAGATCTACCTTTTAGACATTActgaaatataatatgtaagATTCTGTTAAATGTCCCTAAATTTTAAGGCAAAGAGTTAATAATAACTTTAATTGTATCAAAACTAATAATTCTATAATAAACTACAGTTAAAAATAGTTAACACATGATTGGAAAATATATGGACAATTTTTAATTCTAAATTATTCTacgagaaattaataagaatGTGGGAAGAGAAGCAATTGTTACAATACATGAAATATACAGGAATCCAATTAAACTATACTACAGGAATTcaattaaaattcatattacATAAGGAAGATCACaacatagaatatatttaaccAAATCTAGAAAGGAAGAAACCaagaaaacataaaaagaaaactGAAACTTAGAAGTTTGCATGCTGACCATATATGAGCATCATAATTAAGTTCCCTCTTCAAGCTTGTAGTACAAATGATGACCATTTGACTACTTCCTTCCCTAGAATGCAAATAAAAAGCGTATACCACTGAATAGCATGCAAAAATTATATGTGTTTCTTCTACATATAaccaaattatatatattatataatattttatatgtatattttacacatataattgtaaaaaatttaTTGTATCCAAATTATATAATAGTTACATTATTAATTCACAAATCCAGTTTCTCAGTatcataataatttatttttatactatagaaataatataaaaatacatttacatAATTTGAAACTAGTTAAAAACTATTTAATCAAATCAATATAAAACAATTTCATTGTCATACTTagtgtaaaattaaaatactttatattttaCTAAAAAACTAGATATGTGTTAATATTACTATTATCTGTATTTCTTTTTCATGTTTAAAAATTTTTATGTTTAAAAATGTTTTTGATTATGTAGATATATACATTATCTGCTcagttcaaatattataaaactGAGTTGAAGAGAATGAattcataaatttaattaatagtaTGTTCCTCTAAAAAATTTACATATTAGTTAGAAGGTATAACtgatgaaaaatgaaaatgcagaattaaaatctaaataaacataaaattttttttcattaacaataattttaatcatttttaatttatatttaattttttaatttaatttaatatttaatttttgtttattatattGCTTTTCTCAATGATTGAAATTTGTAATGATAAGATTTGtcaatgaatattttaataaaatgttttaaattaaatattcattgAATCCAAAAATATATCCAAAGAAGAATTGGtttaagtattaggttgtcttgttgaaagtgtctttcttttacagactcatcttttacaacaatgtatctttatacaaacatgaaacctaatctatcaaacattgtgatctttatcttgatagaacaaaatggatcatacataattcgataaaataatataaaataaaaaatgttacgcgtccattatttccttaaaaaacaaaagaaacttttcgaatgacctaatatatatatatatatataataatccaGTGTATATTGAAGTTCAATGGAAGTATGAATAAGAAATTTATGCAAATCAATATCATTTTGCAGCtgacaaaaattaataaaaaaaaaaatatatatatatatatatatgtatttatcagatcctattaaaatatttaaattgaaataaaattacaaacaaataatatatatacaaacgttatcatcaaataaatatatattgtcaTCTCCAAATCATTTAAATTATTGCCATcgctaaattattttatattatcaaaaattttaataaactatttgaatacttattaattatattatgaaTGTAATGACATTAAGTAAAGGGTATTACTTAAAGATAATAATGAATTGAAAAATAGATATAGTATTATCTTACCTTTTTAGATGCAGCTCCTACTTTACTCTTCTTTGTACCCCTAACCTTCTTCATTCTGTTTTTACGTTCCTTTCGCTGCTTTCttgtttgtttttgtttttcaaATAGTCCATGCCTAGCTAACCTGTATTTAGGTTCAAATTTTTTTGCAAAATCCAATGTATCATAGATCAGTGCAAATCCAGTTGATTTGCCACCACCAAAATTAGTTTGGAAACCAAACACAAAAACTACATCCGGCATAACTTTGTACATTTTAGCTAATTTTTCACGTATTTCTGTTTTTCGTACTGATGAATGTCCTGGATGAAATACATCCACTACCTATAAAAAAACATTGTTTTATGAGTACAAAAAGATAGATgaatattaattgtaataataatagaaatttctatctTTATTCATTATTAGTTGAAGTGTTGAGATAATATACACATAAATAGCACAATACACTTTCACATGTGACAAGACAGCAAAAGACAAAAGTCCAAAGAAATGTTATTTCaactaaaaataaataataaatattaatatacaaaCATACCATTTGTTTTCGGCATAATAACCGATTGCTCATGAATTTTCTGGTTCTAATCGTAACAGCACCTTCCGTCTGAAATAAAGAACAATAATCCAATTTCAAGGTTATGTTTTGTTTTTCATTATCTTCATTACAATTATATTGTCTTACATAAAGAtgtttaaaaagatataaaaaacatttaatttcataatttcacttttgtatttaaacaaaatatttctgtttacattttattcttcATTTATAGTGTTGTACCATTAATGAAGATGTCAcgctataataatataaatgttaGATATTGGTAGAGGTGGTATCAAGgaattatatttgtaaaaaactGAGTAATTATACATCATTGATAACATTTTAAgaaaatattccatattttgttCAACGATTAATTAATAGTTTTGAGATACAAAATACATACCATTTTGCTTGATTACGGTACCGCCAGCAAAAGAATTGTTACGGAAACGTGCAGCGCGATCTATAATCTATCCAACGAGACACGACTCTCGAATGTTACTAGTCAGCAGTCAATGGTTACAACCGCGGCAATCGAATTTTGTTTACGTTTACTGCTTCGTTTCGTTGAACAGACTATACATATTACCAAATATACCGTCACAATTATTCTATGTAACAATGcaaaatttttctttttgtattaactgcataattaaacaaaataattatttaagatgttatacaatattattaaGTATTTTAGATGATATGTAATTATTAAAAACCAGAGTAATGTAACATTTTCTTTGTTTAgactttaaattttattaaaatatctagAAACTTTCAATAAGTATTTAAAACAGTTTTACCACattactttataataaaatactatttacttaaaatagtattacttttaatattattaaaaataaagaaatatttttaaaaagtgTTGTTCGTATATTTGGATTTTTGAATTTGTATTTTACTATaagcaaaattaaaaatttttttaattaaaattttttttatttcactgCAATTTCAAATCATATAGAAATTGTGTAATATTAATTTGTGAATTTCTTTGTTTTCACGTACATGAACTAATTATTTACTACTTTATCGATGAAGTACTGGGACAAATACCCATGAGACTCTTAGGAAGACCGTAATTGCATTTGGCGCTGACTGCAATTCTTCGACCATCTGATTGGTTCTCTTCCGTGTAACGTCCATTACTCTCCTAGGAAGTTTCGAGAACGGGTACGGTACGAGCAGTAATATTGGTGAGAGTTCTATACGCTTACAACCGTTCGTCAAATTGTATTACGTGGAGTGGGACGAGCGTTAACAGCACACGAATATTTTGCACGAGTAGCTTTCTTTCTGCTAGTACAGGTAAGACTGAACACAAATAATCGTGAGgttcaaaatattttagaaaatatgtCCAAACGGATAGAATTTTCATGGTTGAATCGTGCGATCGATTATGAACTCGCGAAATTTTCTCGAGGTAGGAATTCGCATAGCGGTAACGTGTAGAGTCAATTTATGGTATAGCATGAGAATATTATGGAATATTGTAGCAATTTTCAGAACATTTTACTGATTCGGGAATTTAAAGTGGGTGTTTGGATGTTGAATAATAGTTCTATGCTTGTTGAAGCATATTGTATATTACGAAATACTCGTCAATAAGTTTTATCATAGTACAAGTCGTGCTCGTCCATGACTCGCACTTTAACGTTGAAAAATGGTGGATGTTCCCCTATTGCCTTTCTCGTTCGTGTCAATACCAAACGTGGTTGAAGTTGCAGAGTATAATCTGTCATTTAAGACGTAATAAGTTCTAATTACA from Bombus affinis isolate iyBomAffi1 chromosome 3, iyBomAffi1.2, whole genome shotgun sequence encodes:
- the LOC126914159 gene encoding uncharacterized protein LOC126914159, whose product is MCVLITILLLATCDLSTSTEIYNRENNRLQIGFQNAKFFLEIQDWLFKLKNQIHERLFGLTTTSAPPLTIEILNIDKFELQKAIKNHGWHLLNLSILSFDPNQDWGFRIGDWYFIQKGFNHNGYEDSSDELNFQTPSTIEPKDTTKIETEQIFDFTNAPEVTESSQTISSITTPVTQQIDPQTTIRNTEQIDSSESSLLTMKGLEESETDSDFVHKGSVEVLMG
- the LOC126914167 gene encoding 40S ribosomal protein S24, whose translation is MTEGAVTIRTRKFMSNRLLCRKQMVVDVFHPGHSSVRKTEIREKLAKMYKVMPDVVFVFGFQTNFGGGKSTGFALIYDTLDFAKKFEPKYRLARHGLFEKQKQTRKQRKERKNRMKKVRGTKKSKVGAASKK